In one Bos mutus isolate GX-2022 chromosome 19, NWIPB_WYAK_1.1, whole genome shotgun sequence genomic region, the following are encoded:
- the LOC102272263 gene encoding intercellular adhesion molecule 1, whose protein sequence is MEMLLFGVWALLALIPDPGAPEERFEVSVWPDQALVKYGQSLMVNCSTTCPDPGPGGIETLLKKTQVGKGPQWKEFLLEDVTQNSILQCFFSCAGIQKDINLGITVYQPPEQVIVELQPAWVAVDEAFTVTCHVPSVTPLENLTLTLLQDDQELQRKNFRSLAMASQRAEVTISVKAQREDDRCNFSCRAELDLNSHGGGLFHSNSALQVLRIFEFSQSPQIRVSSLLEVGMAETVSCEVARVFPAEEVMIHMFLGDQELSPFLFWEGDTIWANATVRAMEIGDQELSCLTSLGPVEQKTSQPVYVYSFPPPILEIEEMYPLAGTEINVTCSGHILTSPSPTLRLQGAPDLPAPGEPAWLSLNASEEDDGRNLSCEASLEVQGQQLSKTTVIQLHVLYKPRFEESGCPGNQTWLEGMEQMLACVPKGNPTPVLICTWNGTVFDLEVPQKATQNHSRTYCCTATNQLGSVSKDIAVLVEGLDEGISSTVLVIIIVALGVGVITVALYLNYRPCKVERRKLPYRQKEKNKEEESQFAVQQAEKHNEHTC, encoded by the exons ATGGAAATGCTACTGTTTGGTGTCTGGGCCTTGCTGGCCTTGATCCCTGACCCAG GAGCCCCAGAAGAGCGATTTGAGGTTTCTGTTTGGCCAGATCAGGCCCTTGTAAAGTATGGACAGTCCCTTATGGTCAACTGCAGCACTACCTGTCCAGACCCAGGACCCGGTGGAATTGAAACCTTATTAAAGAAAACCCAGGTGGGCAAAGGGCCTCAGTGGAAGGAGTTTCTGCTGGAAGATGTCACACAGAATTCCATCCTGCAATGCTTCTTCTCTTGTGCAGGGATCCAAAAGGACATAAACCTTGGCATCACTGTGTACC AGCCACCAGAGCAGGTGATTGTGGAGCTGCAGCCTGCGTGGGTGGCCGTGGATGAAGCTTTCACGGTGACATGTCATGTGCCCAGTGTCACACCCCTGGAGAACCTCACCCTCACCCTTCTCCAGGATGACCAAGAACTACAGCGGAAGAATTTTAGGAGCTTAGCTATGGCTTCCCAGAGAGCTGAGGTCACCATCAGTGTCAAAGCCCAACGGGAGGATGACAGGTGCAATTTCTCCTGCCGTGCAGAACTGGACCTGAATTCACATGGTGGGGGGCTCTTTCACAGCAACTCAGCCCTCCAGGTACTCCGAATCTTTG AATTTTCTCAGAGCCCCCAAATCCGGGTCTCTTCACTTCTGGAGGTTGGGATGGCAGAAACGGTGAGCTGCGAGGTGGCTAGGGTGTTCCCAGCCGAAGAGGTAATGATCCACATGTTCCTGGGAGACCAGGAGCTTAGCCCCTTTCTCTTCTGGGAGGGAGACACAATATGGGCCAATGCCACCGTTCGGGCCATGGAGATTGGTGATCAGGAGCTGTCTTGCCTTACATCTCTGGGTCCAGTGGAACAGAAAACAAGCCAGCCAGTGTATGTCTATA GCTTCCCTCCACCAATCCTAGAGATAGAAGAAATGTACCCATTGGCAGGAACAGAAATTAACGTGACCTGCTCGGGGCATATTTTAACATCCCCGAGCCCTACTCTGCGGCTTCAGGGAGCCCCAGATCTTCCTGCGCCTGGGGAGCCTGCCTGGCTTTCACTTAATGCCAGTGAGGAAGATGATGGCCGAAATTTATCCTGTGAGGCCTCTTTGGAGGTTCAGGGTCAGCAGTTGAGCAAAACCACTGTGATCCAACTCCATGTCTTGT ACAAGCCACGATTTGAGGAATCTGGTTGCCCTGGCAACCAGACCTGGCTGGAAGGGATGGAGCAGATGCTTGCCTGTGTCCCAAAGGGAAACCCGACACCGGTCTTGATATGTACCTGGAATGGAACAGTCTTTGACCTTGAAGTGCCACAGAAGGCGACCCAGAACCACTCTAGAACCTACTGCTGCACAGCCACCAACCAGCTGGGCTCTGTCAGCAAAGACATTGCGGTCCTTGTTGAAG GACTGGATGAAGGAATCAGTTCTACCGTCTTGGTGATTATTATTGTCGCCCTTGGAGTGGGTGTGATCACCGTAGCACTGTATCTAAACTATCGGCCCTGCAAAGTGGAGAGGAGGAAATTGCCCTataggcagaaggagaagaacaaagaagAGGAAAGCCAATTTGCTGTTCAACAAGCGGAAAAGCACAATGAACATACTTGTTAA